A window from Thermoplasmata archaeon encodes these proteins:
- a CDS encoding DegT/DnrJ/EryC1/StrS family aminotransferase → MEKAFRIPLFKPYLGEEELEQIKEAFKSGWVGLGPKTLEFERLISQYLGAKHAICTNSCTSALHLALEMIGVRGKAVLLPSLTFVATAHAVLHAGGKPVWVDVDEETLCLSPDDLKKRIAKNSVCVLPVHYAGHPCEMDEILEIAKERGMHVIEDAAQAFGAEYRGKKIGSLGSEMTCFSFHATKNITTGEGGAITTNSDELNNKLRQYRFLGADRDTWTRLKEAKERYWHFICEDVGYKYYMNDVAAAIGIAQMRKLPSILERKTYLFNRYTEKLKGIPEVKTPTLLPHVKTSAYSYVIKCERRDDLMAFLAEKGITTGVHYMPVHLQPAYKRYRKKLAVTEKIWQQILTLPLYYALTEEEQNYIVDTIAEFYKKRE, encoded by the coding sequence GCTTTTAGAATTCCCCTGTTTAAACCCTATCTCGGGGAAGAAGAACTTGAACAAATAAAGGAGGCATTTAAAAGTGGGTGGGTGGGGCTCGGCCCAAAAACCCTTGAATTCGAGAGATTAATTAGTCAATATCTTGGTGCAAAACACGCAATTTGCACAAATTCCTGCACCTCGGCCCTTCATCTGGCCCTGGAAATGATTGGGGTAAGAGGAAAAGCCGTGCTTCTTCCCTCTCTTACATTCGTAGCTACCGCCCATGCAGTGCTCCATGCTGGCGGAAAACCTGTCTGGGTAGATGTTGACGAGGAAACACTATGTCTCAGCCCAGATGACCTGAAAAAAAGAATTGCGAAAAATTCCGTGTGCGTTCTCCCAGTTCATTATGCTGGGCACCCCTGTGAAATGGATGAAATCCTGGAAATTGCAAAAGAGAGAGGGATGCATGTAATCGAAGATGCTGCCCAGGCCTTTGGTGCAGAGTACAGAGGCAAAAAAATTGGTTCGCTCGGCTCTGAAATGACCTGCTTCAGCTTCCATGCAACCAAAAACATAACTACTGGTGAAGGTGGAGCCATTACCACAAACTCCGATGAATTGAACAACAAACTCAGACAGTACAGGTTTCTGGGGGCAGACAGAGATACCTGGACGAGGTTGAAGGAGGCAAAGGAAAGGTATTGGCATTTTATTTGCGAGGATGTGGGCTACAAATACTACATGAATGATGTTGCTGCAGCAATAGGCATCGCCCAGATGCGAAAACTTCCCTCAATCCTAGAACGAAAAACCTATCTTTTCAACAGATACACTGAGAAATTGAAGGGAATCCCAGAGGTTAAAACCCCCACACTACTCCCGCATGTGAAAACAAGTGCCTACAGTTATGTGATAAAATGTGAAAGAAGGGATGATTTGATGGCATTCCTTGCGGAAAAGGGGATTACCACTGGAGTGCACTACATGCCTGTCCACCTCCAGCCTGCCTACAAGAGATACAGGAAAAAGCTTGCAGTGACTGAAAAAATCTGGCAGCAAATTCTTACATTGCCGCTTTATTATGCTTTGACGGAGGAGGAGCAGAACTACATTGTGGACACGATCGCAGAATTTTATAAGAAGAGAGAATAA